In Corythoichthys intestinalis isolate RoL2023-P3 chromosome 11, ASM3026506v1, whole genome shotgun sequence, a single genomic region encodes these proteins:
- the LOC130924463 gene encoding protein starmaker-like isoform X3 has product MEYDLFLEESASHRQQEHKEKTQVHHEKRMEQCLKMCLKKEEQVSKSIGKHLYSSGCSSQAQRNGSTQLCNGQGGSPAYMHSVPSQSLSAQTMTASAFSPTLLPCTQTFQLQPLIATSPKPQYWQRHNSPDWPPNQVDTPRSSMVSDAEDAVTSISFRSKCRHLSQELDFKPVRLPCKSGENGDTSTSKDSRQVMSRKKKRTTKEGDRSSSEESLRTSSSAGQTSKSIESSYKGSNSTRVNIGGNIGGSPLTTKNGRGKRDSPKSYSMSKSQNEHEVSRSPLNQSESSSGDDSPSQSESSSRSSTTPEVKDNEELQQDEETDDNSDEDERNLEDNGAEDKSPGDDREHQFDKDQVGDNCQPDKVNEKEKKKDLCWLQDEDVSEDNAEEELEEEEQSSEEKAEERDSDDIIFSHPQNKVHFSPQEGFNDNDSEVGSSTGKSDEDSSELDDDDVESLLAPQTHKKISENKDFKIVVKPKNTTATKVISNMAIFQAGPQLDQQSDSDDHFYD; this is encoded by the exons ATGGAGTATGACCTGTTCCTGGAGGAGAGCGCTTCCCACAGGCAGCAAGAACACAAAGAGAAAACACAAGTTCACCACGAAAAG AGGATGGAACAGTGTTTAAAGATGTGTCTCAAAAAAGAAGAGCAAGTGTCTAAATCCATTGGGAAACATTTATATTCAAGTG GTTGTAGCAGTCAAGCACAGAGAAATGGTTCTACACAACTGTGCAATGGCCAAGGCGGTTCTCCGGCCTATATGCACTCTGTACCTTCTCAATCCCTTTCTGCGCAGACAATGACAGCCTCTGCATTCTCTCCAACTTTACTTCCATGTACTCAGACCTTCCAGCTCCAGCCCCTTATAGCCACGTCTCCGAAGCCACAATATTGGCAGAGACATAATTCACCTGACTGGCCTCCCAATCAGGTGGACACCCCCCGGTCCTCAATGGTGTCTGATGCTGAAGATGCAGTGACAAGCATTAGCTTTAGGAGCAAATGCAGGCATTTATCCCAGGAGTTGGATTTTAAACCAG TCCGTTTGCCCTGCAAGTCCGGTGAAAACGGTGACACCAGCACCAGCAAAGACTCCAGACAGGTGATGAGTAGGAAGAAGAAAAGGACCACCAAAGAGGGTGACAGAAGCAGCTCTGAGGA ATCATTAAGGACTTCATCATCAGCGGGTCAGACATCTAAAAGCATTGAGTCGTCATATAAAGGCAGCAACTCCACGAGGGTGAACATTGGGGGAAATATTGGTGGATCCCCACTGACCACAAAGAATGGAAGAGGAAAAAGAGATAGCCCAAAGAGCTATTCTATGAGCAagtcccaaaatgaacatgaagttagTCGAAGTCCTTTAAACCAGTCCGAGAGCAGCAGCGGTGACGATTCACCTTCCCAATCAGAGTCTAGCAGTAGAAGCAGCACGACTCCAGAAGTCAAAGACAACGAAGAACTACAACAGGATGAAGAGACAGATGACAATAGTGATGAAGATGAGCGCAACCTGGAGGACAATGGGGCAGAAGATAAGTCACCAGGGGATGACAGGGAGCACCAGTTTGATAAAGATCAAGTAGGAGATAACTGCCAACCTGACAAGGTGAacgagaaggaaaaaaaaaaagatttgtgtTGGTTGCAGGATGAGGACGTCAGTGAGGATAATGCCGAAGAGGAGTTGGAAGAAGAGGAGCAATCAAGTGAGGAGAAAGCCGAGGAGAGAGATTCAGATGACATTATTTTCTCACATCCGCAGAACAA GGTGCACTTTAGTCCACAAGAGGGTTTTAACGACAATGACAGCGAGGTGGGAAGCAGTACAGGGAAATCTGATGAAGACTCAAGTGAACTTGATGATGACGACGTTGAGAGTCTCCTTGCTCCTCAAACTCATAAAAAGATAAGCGA GAACAAGGATTTCAAAATAGTAGTGAAACCCAAAAATACCACCGCCACCAAAG TTATAAGCAACATGGCAATATTCCAAGCGGGACCACAACTGGATCAGCAAAGTGACTCTGATGACCATTTTTATGATTAA
- the LOC130924463 gene encoding protein starmaker-like isoform X1: MATSDNLLSLRNPNVITFNIYRNLRRNTQKASLHKANALKCDNDSSVGLQMLQTIHLRKRWLELKDREYAARQFNRELLQQFDKAQDTLREMIAATASMKTIRMEYDLFLEESASHRQQEHKEKTQVHHEKRMEQCLKMCLKKEEQVSKSIGKHLYSSGCSSQAQRNGSTQLCNGQGGSPAYMHSVPSQSLSAQTMTASAFSPTLLPCTQTFQLQPLIATSPKPQYWQRHNSPDWPPNQVDTPRSSMVSDAEDAVTSISFRSKCRHLSQELDFKPVRLPCKSGENGDTSTSKDSRQVMSRKKKRTTKEGDRSSSEESLRTSSSAGQTSKSIESSYKGSNSTRVNIGGNIGGSPLTTKNGRGKRDSPKSYSMSKSQNEHEVSRSPLNQSESSSGDDSPSQSESSSRSSTTPEVKDNEELQQDEETDDNSDEDERNLEDNGAEDKSPGDDREHQFDKDQVGDNCQPDKVNEKEKKKDLCWLQDEDVSEDNAEEELEEEEQSSEEKAEERDSDDIIFSHPQNKVHFSPQEGFNDNDSEVGSSTGKSDEDSSELDDDDVESLLAPQTHKKISENKDFKIVVKPKNTTATKVISNMAIFQAGPQLDQQSDSDDHFYD, from the exons ATGGCTACATCTGACAATTTACTGTCACTTAGGAATCCAAATGTAATCACCTTTAACATTTATAGAAATCTGAGAAGAAATACCCAAAAAGCAAG TCTCCATAAGGCAAATGCTTTGAAATGTGACAACGACTCATCTGTGGGGCTTCAAATGCT TCAAACAATACATTTGCGAAAACGCTGGCTAGAGCTGAAAGACCGAGAGTACGCAGCACGACAGTTTAACCGAGAGCTGCTGCAGCAGTTTGACAAAGCTCAAGACACACTGAGAGAGATGATAGCCGCCACCGCTTCTATGAAGACTATTCGG ATGGAGTATGACCTGTTCCTGGAGGAGAGCGCTTCCCACAGGCAGCAAGAACACAAAGAGAAAACACAAGTTCACCACGAAAAG AGGATGGAACAGTGTTTAAAGATGTGTCTCAAAAAAGAAGAGCAAGTGTCTAAATCCATTGGGAAACATTTATATTCAAGTG GTTGTAGCAGTCAAGCACAGAGAAATGGTTCTACACAACTGTGCAATGGCCAAGGCGGTTCTCCGGCCTATATGCACTCTGTACCTTCTCAATCCCTTTCTGCGCAGACAATGACAGCCTCTGCATTCTCTCCAACTTTACTTCCATGTACTCAGACCTTCCAGCTCCAGCCCCTTATAGCCACGTCTCCGAAGCCACAATATTGGCAGAGACATAATTCACCTGACTGGCCTCCCAATCAGGTGGACACCCCCCGGTCCTCAATGGTGTCTGATGCTGAAGATGCAGTGACAAGCATTAGCTTTAGGAGCAAATGCAGGCATTTATCCCAGGAGTTGGATTTTAAACCAG TCCGTTTGCCCTGCAAGTCCGGTGAAAACGGTGACACCAGCACCAGCAAAGACTCCAGACAGGTGATGAGTAGGAAGAAGAAAAGGACCACCAAAGAGGGTGACAGAAGCAGCTCTGAGGA ATCATTAAGGACTTCATCATCAGCGGGTCAGACATCTAAAAGCATTGAGTCGTCATATAAAGGCAGCAACTCCACGAGGGTGAACATTGGGGGAAATATTGGTGGATCCCCACTGACCACAAAGAATGGAAGAGGAAAAAGAGATAGCCCAAAGAGCTATTCTATGAGCAagtcccaaaatgaacatgaagttagTCGAAGTCCTTTAAACCAGTCCGAGAGCAGCAGCGGTGACGATTCACCTTCCCAATCAGAGTCTAGCAGTAGAAGCAGCACGACTCCAGAAGTCAAAGACAACGAAGAACTACAACAGGATGAAGAGACAGATGACAATAGTGATGAAGATGAGCGCAACCTGGAGGACAATGGGGCAGAAGATAAGTCACCAGGGGATGACAGGGAGCACCAGTTTGATAAAGATCAAGTAGGAGATAACTGCCAACCTGACAAGGTGAacgagaaggaaaaaaaaaaagatttgtgtTGGTTGCAGGATGAGGACGTCAGTGAGGATAATGCCGAAGAGGAGTTGGAAGAAGAGGAGCAATCAAGTGAGGAGAAAGCCGAGGAGAGAGATTCAGATGACATTATTTTCTCACATCCGCAGAACAA GGTGCACTTTAGTCCACAAGAGGGTTTTAACGACAATGACAGCGAGGTGGGAAGCAGTACAGGGAAATCTGATGAAGACTCAAGTGAACTTGATGATGACGACGTTGAGAGTCTCCTTGCTCCTCAAACTCATAAAAAGATAAGCGA GAACAAGGATTTCAAAATAGTAGTGAAACCCAAAAATACCACCGCCACCAAAG TTATAAGCAACATGGCAATATTCCAAGCGGGACCACAACTGGATCAGCAAAGTGACTCTGATGACCATTTTTATGATTAA
- the zdhhc24 gene encoding probable palmitoyltransferase ZDHHC24, translating into MTSYAAQVFSKVERTCYHLPVIFNTFLVFSITGEVSYLVLIEAPLQAELKRTEWSSRWKSLHLLAQYFMLCNICWNALLFVRTSPSIKGVFLGGDGVGQGWRYCYACETHTPSRCSHCYDCKVCVLRRDHHCVFFGQCVGFRNYRYFLSCLLFMWSGLLYATLMNAEVFIVILKEGVTMHSVLLLLVPWIMLISGQVSARAFTFAFIADTCVVGLLLVSAFFFFHLFLLFRGQTTREWYSSRRPYNLGLLGNLRHTLGSRWYLCWLCPLIQSPLPGDGIHFQVTGSLEPTQ; encoded by the exons ATGACTAGCTACGCGGCCCAGGTCTTTAGCAAAGTGGAGAGAACATGCTATCATCTCCCCGTAATCTTCAACACCTTCCTGGTCTTCTCCATCACTGGAGAGGTGAGCTACCTTGTGTTGATCGAGGCTCCGCTGCAGGCGGAACTGAAGAGGACGGAGTGGTCTTCGCGATGGAAATCCCTGCACCTGCTGGCCCAATACTTCATGCTTTGCAACATTTGCTGGAACGCCTTGCTTTTTGTCCGAACCAGCCCGAGCATCAAGGGCGTGTTCCTGGGAGGGGATGGTGTGGGACAGGGATGGAG GTACTGCTATGCGTGTGAAACACACACTCCTTCACGCTGCTCCCACTGCTACGATTGCAAGGTGTGTGTGCTGCGACGGGACCACCACTGTGTGTTCTTTGGACAGTGTGTGGGCTTTCGTAACTATCGTTACTTCCTGAGCTGCTTGCTGTTCATGTGGTCAGGGCTCCTGTATGCCACGCTGATGAACGCTGAGGTCTTCATCGTCATACTGAAGGAGGGTGTGACGATGCACAGCGTTCTGTTGCTGTTGGTACCCTGGATCATGCTGATTTCAG GCCAGGTCTCGGCACGTGCCTTCACCTTTGCCTTTATTGCCGACACGTGCGTTGTGGGCCTCCTGTTGGTTTCTGCCTTCTTCTTCTTCCATCTCTTCCTACTTTTCCGGGGACAAACCACAAGGGAGTGGTACTCATCTCGCCGCCCCTACAACCTGGGACTTCTGGGCAACTTGCGTCACACCCTTGGTAGTCGCTGGTACTTGTGTTGGCTCTGTCCACTTATCCAGTCACCTTTACCTGGAGATGGGATACACTTCCAGGTGACAGGCTCACTGGAACCCACCCAATAA
- the LOC130924463 gene encoding protein starmaker-like isoform X2: MATSDNLLSLRNPNVITFNIYRNLRRNTQKASLHKANALKCDNDSSVGLQMLQTIHLRKRWLELKDREYAARQFNRELLQQFDKAQDTLREMIAATASMKTIRMEYDLFLEESASHRQQEHKEKTQVHHEKRMEQCLKMCLKKEEQVSKSIGKHLYSSGCSSQAQRNGSTQLCNGQGGSPAYMHSVPSQSLSAQTMTASAFSPTLLPCTQTFQLQPLIATSPKPQYWQRHNSPDWPPNQVDTPRSSMVSDAEDAVTSISFRSKCRHLSQELDFKPVRLPCKSGENGDTSTSKDSRQVMSRKKKRTTKEGDRSSSEESLRTSSSAGQTSKSIESSYKGSNSTRVNIGGNIGGSPLTTKNGRGKRDSPKSYSMSKSQNEHEVSRSPLNQSESSSGDDSPSQSESSSRSSTTPEVKDNEELQQDEETDDNSDEDERNLEDNGAEDKSPGDDREHQFDKDQDEDVSEDNAEEELEEEEQSSEEKAEERDSDDIIFSHPQNKVHFSPQEGFNDNDSEVGSSTGKSDEDSSELDDDDVESLLAPQTHKKISENKDFKIVVKPKNTTATKVISNMAIFQAGPQLDQQSDSDDHFYD, translated from the exons ATGGCTACATCTGACAATTTACTGTCACTTAGGAATCCAAATGTAATCACCTTTAACATTTATAGAAATCTGAGAAGAAATACCCAAAAAGCAAG TCTCCATAAGGCAAATGCTTTGAAATGTGACAACGACTCATCTGTGGGGCTTCAAATGCT TCAAACAATACATTTGCGAAAACGCTGGCTAGAGCTGAAAGACCGAGAGTACGCAGCACGACAGTTTAACCGAGAGCTGCTGCAGCAGTTTGACAAAGCTCAAGACACACTGAGAGAGATGATAGCCGCCACCGCTTCTATGAAGACTATTCGG ATGGAGTATGACCTGTTCCTGGAGGAGAGCGCTTCCCACAGGCAGCAAGAACACAAAGAGAAAACACAAGTTCACCACGAAAAG AGGATGGAACAGTGTTTAAAGATGTGTCTCAAAAAAGAAGAGCAAGTGTCTAAATCCATTGGGAAACATTTATATTCAAGTG GTTGTAGCAGTCAAGCACAGAGAAATGGTTCTACACAACTGTGCAATGGCCAAGGCGGTTCTCCGGCCTATATGCACTCTGTACCTTCTCAATCCCTTTCTGCGCAGACAATGACAGCCTCTGCATTCTCTCCAACTTTACTTCCATGTACTCAGACCTTCCAGCTCCAGCCCCTTATAGCCACGTCTCCGAAGCCACAATATTGGCAGAGACATAATTCACCTGACTGGCCTCCCAATCAGGTGGACACCCCCCGGTCCTCAATGGTGTCTGATGCTGAAGATGCAGTGACAAGCATTAGCTTTAGGAGCAAATGCAGGCATTTATCCCAGGAGTTGGATTTTAAACCAG TCCGTTTGCCCTGCAAGTCCGGTGAAAACGGTGACACCAGCACCAGCAAAGACTCCAGACAGGTGATGAGTAGGAAGAAGAAAAGGACCACCAAAGAGGGTGACAGAAGCAGCTCTGAGGA ATCATTAAGGACTTCATCATCAGCGGGTCAGACATCTAAAAGCATTGAGTCGTCATATAAAGGCAGCAACTCCACGAGGGTGAACATTGGGGGAAATATTGGTGGATCCCCACTGACCACAAAGAATGGAAGAGGAAAAAGAGATAGCCCAAAGAGCTATTCTATGAGCAagtcccaaaatgaacatgaagttagTCGAAGTCCTTTAAACCAGTCCGAGAGCAGCAGCGGTGACGATTCACCTTCCCAATCAGAGTCTAGCAGTAGAAGCAGCACGACTCCAGAAGTCAAAGACAACGAAGAACTACAACAGGATGAAGAGACAGATGACAATAGTGATGAAGATGAGCGCAACCTGGAGGACAATGGGGCAGAAGATAAGTCACCAGGGGATGACAGGGAGCACCAGTTTGATAAAGATCAA GATGAGGACGTCAGTGAGGATAATGCCGAAGAGGAGTTGGAAGAAGAGGAGCAATCAAGTGAGGAGAAAGCCGAGGAGAGAGATTCAGATGACATTATTTTCTCACATCCGCAGAACAA GGTGCACTTTAGTCCACAAGAGGGTTTTAACGACAATGACAGCGAGGTGGGAAGCAGTACAGGGAAATCTGATGAAGACTCAAGTGAACTTGATGATGACGACGTTGAGAGTCTCCTTGCTCCTCAAACTCATAAAAAGATAAGCGA GAACAAGGATTTCAAAATAGTAGTGAAACCCAAAAATACCACCGCCACCAAAG TTATAAGCAACATGGCAATATTCCAAGCGGGACCACAACTGGATCAGCAAAGTGACTCTGATGACCATTTTTATGATTAA